The Granulicella arctica genome segment TATGAGCCGTCATTGGGATTGCCTGTTGGTAGCCGTAATCCATAGCTGATAGCGAGTCAACACTCGCAGTGGCTGGGGAGGATAGTCAGAGTCCGAGACCGAATCCCTCTGACTCGATCTGGGGCACGGAAGGCTTGGAGAAACTGTCGATATTCGACAAAATCACGTTCTGCACCAGCACAATCTCCGCGTCTGGAATGGATTTCTTTACTGCAAGCTCCTGGCTGTTCGACGTGTAGAAGGTGAGATCGCGGATATGCGGAGAGAGGCGTGTGAGCGCCTCCTGTTGTTGGGTAAGCTGCGAGGCATCACCGGTGACAAGAACACGATCGACGGGAGCGCGCTGTGCGGTCTCGTCGACATAGCCATACTCGATATTCCGGGCTTGATCGGAATCCAATTCAACCGACTTCCCGTTATCAAGCCGCACGGAGAGCGTAGTGTCATTCCCGATGCGCTCCACGGTAGCAAAGTCGCCGGAACGGATATGAGCATCACGGTCTGAGTCAGTGAGCCGGATACGTTCACCCACAGCAAGATCGCGCTGCTCCTCGCGGTACACCGTACTCTGGCCGGTCTGTTTTTTCAGGAGAGCGGGATTGTAGGAGACTTCGTTGCCGTCGCGGGTCGCGACGGTAAGGGTGTTGGCGCGGGCATCGACCGCTAGTACGGTAGCCGTGCTGTTATCGCCGATGCCATGCCCCACGGGGCTGCCAGCCTTATAGCGTATCTCATCACCGGGCGCATAGTTCGCCGCGAAACGGGGATTGCCGAAGTCCTGCTCGACCCGGATTGAGACGGAGCGGCTTTCCGTTGCAAGCCGCCCCTGTTGTCGCAACTCATCACGAATGAGCTGGGTAAGTTCCTGCCGTTCGTCAACATTGGGAGCGACGATGACGGCGCGATCTTCCTGCGCGGTATATGCGAGAGCAACGGCGGCAAGCCTATGTTCCGGGCTCGCGTACTCGTGGAGACGCCCTTGCTCCTGTAATAATGTCGTACCGGTCGCGGGATTGTTCGCACGGAAAGCAGCGACCACCTGCTGTATTTCGGTTGTGGAACTCGGTGGCCGGAAGTCGAGAGCGGCGGTCTTCGAGATGTCGGTTGCCAACCGTACCCCAAGAGTTTCAGCATTATTCGTATACACCCGCGCATCGTCAGAGGCTCGCGAAATGGCTACATAAGCAAGCCGGGTGTTGATGAGACTGTGCGAGCTGTCGGTATCGAAATGAGCCAGCACACGGCCAGCCGTGAGACCTTGCGAACTGTGCGAGGTCACAGCGTAGCCGTGGTCGAACTGCCTGAACTTGGCAGTATCGAAGGTGACGGTGCGCCCAGCTTTACCGTCGATCCGCACGGACATCTGCCCGTTCTCGATGCCGGTGATGGTGCCGAGATCACGGTTTGCAAGCCCAAGTTCTTTATAAGGAGCGGTGAGCTGGATTCGGTCGCCGGTGGCGAACTCGCGCTCGGTTTCACGGAAGACGTTGACGCCCCGCAGTCGTCGTGGGTCATAGACCACGCTGGCTCCATTTGCGAGTTCCACGGTGAGCGTGTTTGCGCGGGCATCGACGGAGCGCACGGTGGCGAAGCTATCCCGTTCGATGCCTTCGGCTTTACTGCCGGTGGTGTACTGGAGCACATTGCCCGGATCGTATCGTGCCGCCCAGGTTCGGTCGGCACCCGTCATATCGGAGCGGTGGCTGAGGGTGCGAAGGTGCTGGCTATTGTCGGCCAGCGTCCCATTCTGCAACAGTTCGACGCGAACCGCTTCATTGATCTGCTGACGGCTGCGATTGTCGGGAGAAACGATGATGGTGTTGTCGGGTTGCGCCGCATAGTCTTTGGCGATAGTAGTGATGCGCTCCTGCTTGTCGGGAATCTCATTGACCCGGCCCTGACTCGCAAGCATGTCGATACCTTGCTGTGTGTTGTTCTTCGCAAGATGCTCAACCGCCTTAAGTAGTTCGGGGTCTTTCTGGCGCATGATCCGGTCTAGCTGCGAGGTACGCATCCCAGCATTTTGCATCTGCTCGAAGGGCTTTCCGGCGTCCACGCCCTGATGCTGGCTGGTATCTCCGATAAGTAACACACGGTCATCCAGTTTGAGTTTGTCCAGAAACGACCGCATCTGCCGGGTGCTGGCAAGGCTCGACTCATCCAGCATATAAAGGTGGCGCAGTTCGGGGTTTGCGCTCGGATGCTTTTCGCCACGGGCAAGGAAGCTCTGCAACGTGTTCGCGTCGATCCCGGCCTCACGGAGCTGTGCCGAGGCGCGGGAGGTTGGGGCAAAGCCCTCGACCGTATACCCACTCTTTTCCGCGCCTTCGCGGATGGAGGCCAGGGCCACGGTCTTCCCGGTCCCGGCCCGTCCTTGCAGGCCGAGGATGCGGTCGGTGGAGTTTAGAACCTCCTCAATCACACGGCGCTGCGAGTCATTGAGAAAGCTGCGCGATGCGGCTTGCTCTTGCGCTTTCTCGGCAGTCATCATCGGTTCGACCGCATTCCGTCCCGCAATTACATGGGCAACATTGGCGCGTTCGGCGGCGATAGTCTCCGGGGTTGTAAAGCTGCGACCGGAGGCGTACTTCGCTGTCTCTACGGAGCGGAAGTCACCGCGTTCGCGCCGCGCCTCGAAGTCTGCGCGGACCTCGGCATAGGTCGTCTCACCTATGCCACGCCGCAGCGCATCGCGGAAGATGAGCCGTTCATCGGCGACAGCTTCCCGCTCGAAAAGACTGTCCCGCGCATAGGTGACGGCTTCCTTTGCGCGAGCATTTCCATCAGGGTCATGCTCCTGCATCCGGGCACGCTGGCGAGCGTCCGCTACTACCTGTTGCGGCTGGTGGCCATACTCGACGGCTACTTTACGATGAGCGGTCAACACCTCGTCCCGTGTAAGCTCCTGCTTCTTTTCCCGCGTGGAATGTGCCGCGATCTGCGCTGCCCTCGGGCCACTGACGCCCTTTCTCTCCATCTCATCTTTAATCTGGTGCGATCGGAGACTGGAAGCATCGAGATATTGCTGGGTGTAGCCTTTGATCTCCGGCGCACCACTCTTGCCTGCTTCTATTTCGTAGCCCAGGCCACGCAGTCGGTACATCAACTCTGACTGATACACAGCGGTCGCAAACTGCTTGCTCTCGAAAAATGGGCGCTCTTGCAAGGCCCGTGTGGAACCGTCTGCGCGTTCGGTTACATTGAAGATGACAGCGTGGGTGTGGAGCTGCGGCGCGGCGTAACCATCGACCGGACGGGCGGTGTCATGCTCAAACTTTGCAACGATGAACTTGCCTGTCGTCTCGGCGGGATTGTTCCCGCCGATGCGGGCCTGTGTGTACTTCTCCAACTCGTTCAATGCAACCGTGACGGCGGCGCTATGGGCTTCGCGGATTCGGTCATCTCCACCGACCAGGGCGGTCAGTGACACGGACTTCGGCGCGGAAAAGGTAGCGTCCCAACCGGCGCGATGTTCCACGGCTTTAACGGTCTTCCCATTCGCATTTTGATACTCCACGGCTGCCCTGTGCCGAACCATCTGGGCCTCCGTCTGCGGATGCTGGCCTTCCGATAACCGGGAAAACTCCTGGGCCGTGACTTCGCCGGAGAGTCCGAACGAGGCCGCAAGCCGCCCCTGCCACTCTCCTTTTACTTCGTCTCCCTGTTTGTAATAGCTCTGAGTGGCGGAGGTATACTCCAGCTTGTGATAGGTCTGGGCCTGGCCGGAACTGAGCGGTTTAGGAATCGAGACCATGATTACAGCTCCCTGACATATTCAGGACCATGCAAATCTTCCTGTGCGGTGTCGGTGTCGGCAACGACTGTGGGGGGAGAGGCAGGCGCGGGCCGGTTCAATTCGCCGGCGCGCGCAGGTTCATTCGTATCCTTCATGGGCCACGGAATCGGGTTCTTTTCGAGAGCAAGTGGTGCATCGTTCGCCATAGACTCCACCGTGTCTGTAGTGGCCACTGGTTCCGTTCTTACTTCCGGCTTAGCGGATTTCGGGGTACGCGGCTCTAACGTGTCGGGATCGAAACTCATCTCCCCGTCCGGGGACTGCCGGGGCAGAAATCCCGGTGTCGGCGTGGGCAGGTCCAAGTAGTCGAAAGCAAAGCGGGCGACATTATTTCCCAGCTTCAAGTAAGCGTGGCGGTCATCGAGGCCGGTGATCTCCGAACCCATCACAAGCGGCTCGATCTGGCGCTCCACGGTGAAGTTCTTGCCCGACCGCGAGCCATCGAACTTCGTCTCTTTCAGCCGTTCGATTTCGACTTTGCCAATGGCCTCCGAAATCCATTCGGCTGCTTTTGGCTCCGCGGTCTTCATAAAGATTTTGGTGGCGGGCTGCGACAACATGACTTCGGCAAGATGCCCATAGATCACTTCAAGCTGGGCTTTGCCCTGGAAGCCGAGAACGAGCGGATTTTTACTCTTCCGGTTCTCAGTGATGGCGGTATGGAGCTGCGGCAATTTCTGCAAACTCGCCAGCTCGTCGATCACGAACCAGACAGGCTTCTGTCCCGGCTGAGGTGCGGTCAGCAGGCGCATGACAAGCAAATCAATCCAGAGTGAGTGCAACGGACGCAGCGTTTCCCGTTCGGGCGGACGAGACGTAATGAATATCCATCCCTTACGTTTTTTGGCCCAAGTGCGGGCGTTCCATACTGGCCGTTTCTCATCCCTTTGAGGCAGAAGCCGGAAACACTTGGCAACCAAACCGAGAGATGAAAGTACACCGGCGCGTTGCGGGCCAGCCTTGCGGTCGATGTAGAAGGCCATCTCCGTTCCTTCTACCCGCTTCATCAATTCCGTATCGCTCGCCATCCACTCGGCGAGCTGATGCGGCGTCGGCCCGAGCTTCAACAGGTGCGCGAAAATCTGCGCCGGGGTCTGGTGAAAGAACTCGTCTTTATCAGCAGTGGCCGGTTGATAGAGCGAGGCCGCAATAGCGTCGGCCTCGGCATTCGACTCCATCTCCTGCGCCGGACCCCAATAGGGGCAGCGGGTGTCGAGCGGGTTTAGTACGATGTCCTCGCGTCCGGCGTCGTAAAATCTCTGGATGTACTCGCAAGCCGGGTCATAAACAATCGCAGAATCGCCGCGCTGACGAATCTGGCGAAGGCACTGCATAATAAGTTGGGTCTTACCAACTCCGGTATCGCCCATGAGCTGAAGATGCTGCGCTTCTTTCCGCAGCGGAATCCGCATCATCTTGTCGGATTCCGTAGTTTTGAAGCCGATGCCGTCACCCTTCTGCACCTTGTTGAACTCCTTGGGCGAGAGCATGAGCGGGCCGCGCAGGACCCGCCCATACTTCATCTGCCGGAATCGCTGGATGTCCCTTGGAATGGCGAACCAGAGCATCACCGCAAGACAAACTCCACCTTCAGTGAAACTCACGATAAACACGCCGAATGGCCCATTGCCATCGAAAATCGCATAGCGGAGCCAGCGGTACAGCGCGGCGTCCGCGACCTTCTGCGCTGGACCGCGAAACGGAAAGCGATACCCCTGCGCTTGTGCCAACTCCGAGAGTGCGAACGGAATGAATCTGCCGTCCGGGAGCGTCGTCTTGCCTACTGCGAAGTCCACCGGCAACGCGAGACGCGGCTTGGCTTTTCCGCCACCGAGATACAGCAGCCGATAGGTGCCGTGGGTGTGGACGGCAGCTCCAACCTCGGCGCGTATGTATTCAGTGATGTAGGACTGCTGCAAGGGAGGCAGAGAGAAATGAAGCCGCTGCCAGAGGAACAAGCCAGTGCAGAGGATTGCGGCCGCTATCGCGCTGTAGCTCATCACCGGTGCGTGCGGAGGCCAGATGATCGTCTCTTTTCTACCCCATTGTGTTGCCATCGTCGTTACTCCTTTCCTGCGTTCTGCGTGTACTGCTGCATCACATCCTGCGCGGCCTTATGCTTCTCCTTACGCACCATCGTCATCGCTTCCGTGATCCATGTAGGCGATACCTTTTCACCGAGGATGAGAGGCTTGATGAGGTTCACCAACAGCATCCGTGTGGCTACCAGTTCCGTGAATACAGCGTCATCCTGGGAGCGACGTGCTTCCCTCAAGAGAATCTCGCGTGCCCATTCACTGAGCGATTTGCCCTGTGCATGAGCTGCGTCGTGCAACTCGCGCTGCTCCTTGGCAGTCACACGAGCATTTGCCATGCGGTCTCTTCCGGTGCGGCCTGCGGATCGCGCCAGTCGAACATCCATGCTGATCGTGGTGTTTTGCGAAGTG includes the following:
- the mobF gene encoding MobF family relaxase, producing MVSIPKPLSSGQAQTYHKLEYTSATQSYYKQGDEVKGEWQGRLAASFGLSGEVTAQEFSRLSEGQHPQTEAQMVRHRAAVEYQNANGKTVKAVEHRAGWDATFSAPKSVSLTALVGGDDRIREAHSAAVTVALNELEKYTQARIGGNNPAETTGKFIVAKFEHDTARPVDGYAAPQLHTHAVIFNVTERADGSTRALQERPFFESKQFATAVYQSELMYRLRGLGYEIEAGKSGAPEIKGYTQQYLDASSLRSHQIKDEMERKGVSGPRAAQIAAHSTREKKQELTRDEVLTAHRKVAVEYGHQPQQVVADARQRARMQEHDPDGNARAKEAVTYARDSLFEREAVADERLIFRDALRRGIGETTYAEVRADFEARRERGDFRSVETAKYASGRSFTTPETIAAERANVAHVIAGRNAVEPMMTAEKAQEQAASRSFLNDSQRRVIEEVLNSTDRILGLQGRAGTGKTVALASIREGAEKSGYTVEGFAPTSRASAQLREAGIDANTLQSFLARGEKHPSANPELRHLYMLDESSLASTRQMRSFLDKLKLDDRVLLIGDTSQHQGVDAGKPFEQMQNAGMRTSQLDRIMRQKDPELLKAVEHLAKNNTQQGIDMLASQGRVNEIPDKQERITTIAKDYAAQPDNTIIVSPDNRSRQQINEAVRVELLQNGTLADNSQHLRTLSHRSDMTGADRTWAARYDPGNVLQYTTGSKAEGIERDSFATVRSVDARANTLTVELANGASVVYDPRRLRGVNVFRETEREFATGDRIQLTAPYKELGLANRDLGTITGIENGQMSVRIDGKAGRTVTFDTAKFRQFDHGYAVTSHSSQGLTAGRVLAHFDTDSSHSLINTRLAYVAISRASDDARVYTNNAETLGVRLATDISKTAALDFRPPSSTTEIQQVVAAFRANNPATGTTLLQEQGRLHEYASPEHRLAAVALAYTAQEDRAVIVAPNVDERQELTQLIRDELRQQGRLATESRSVSIRVEQDFGNPRFAANYAPGDEIRYKAGSPVGHGIGDNSTATVLAVDARANTLTVATRDGNEVSYNPALLKKQTGQSTVYREEQRDLAVGERIRLTDSDRDAHIRSGDFATVERIGNDTTLSVRLDNGKSVELDSDQARNIEYGYVDETAQRAPVDRVLVTGDASQLTQQQEALTRLSPHIRDLTFYTSNSQELAVKKSIPDAEIVLVQNVILSNIDSFSKPSVPQIESEGFGLGL
- a CDS encoding type IV secretion system DNA-binding domain-containing protein — protein: MATQWGRKETIIWPPHAPVMSYSAIAAAILCTGLFLWQRLHFSLPPLQQSYITEYIRAEVGAAVHTHGTYRLLYLGGGKAKPRLALPVDFAVGKTTLPDGRFIPFALSELAQAQGYRFPFRGPAQKVADAALYRWLRYAIFDGNGPFGVFIVSFTEGGVCLAVMLWFAIPRDIQRFRQMKYGRVLRGPLMLSPKEFNKVQKGDGIGFKTTESDKMMRIPLRKEAQHLQLMGDTGVGKTQLIMQCLRQIRQRGDSAIVYDPACEYIQRFYDAGREDIVLNPLDTRCPYWGPAQEMESNAEADAIAASLYQPATADKDEFFHQTPAQIFAHLLKLGPTPHQLAEWMASDTELMKRVEGTEMAFYIDRKAGPQRAGVLSSLGLVAKCFRLLPQRDEKRPVWNARTWAKKRKGWIFITSRPPERETLRPLHSLWIDLLVMRLLTAPQPGQKPVWFVIDELASLQKLPQLHTAITENRKSKNPLVLGFQGKAQLEVIYGHLAEVMLSQPATKIFMKTAEPKAAEWISEAIGKVEIERLKETKFDGSRSGKNFTVERQIEPLVMGSEITGLDDRHAYLKLGNNVARFAFDYLDLPTPTPGFLPRQSPDGEMSFDPDTLEPRTPKSAKPEVRTEPVATTDTVESMANDAPLALEKNPIPWPMKDTNEPARAGELNRPAPASPPTVVADTDTAQEDLHGPEYVREL
- a CDS encoding plasmid mobilization protein produces the protein MDTSQNTTISMDVRLARSAGRTGRDRMANARVTAKEQRELHDAAHAQGKSLSEWAREILLREARRSQDDAVFTELVATRMLLVNLIKPLILGEKVSPTWITEAMTMVRKEKHKAAQDVMQQYTQNAGKE